Proteins encoded within one genomic window of Anastrepha ludens isolate Willacy chromosome 4, idAnaLude1.1, whole genome shotgun sequence:
- the LOC128861932 gene encoding collectin-46-like, translating into MRLLTVLISFGFIALAASNFVTQVGPPGPPGVPGVPGPPGQKGEKGERGSDGRVGLAGPQGGSGRRGHMGAPGPIGPPGPPGLRGPRGYDGERGPEGPTGPTGPTGPTGPASTTTTG; encoded by the exons ATGAGACTACTAACAGTGCTGATCTCTTTTG GATTCATCGCTTTagctgcatcaaattttgtcaCACAGGTTGGGCCACCTGGTCCGCCGGGTGTGCCTGGTGTGCCCGGTCCACCGGGACAAAAAGGTGAGAAGGGCGAGCGTGGCTCAGATGGACGCGTTGGCTTAGCTGGCCCACAAGGAGGAAGTGGACGACGCGGTCACATGGGCGCTCCTGGTCCAATAGGACCTCCAGGTCCGCCGGGTTTGCGTGGACCACGCGGTTACGATGGTGAGCGGGGACCAGAGGGGCCGACAGGACCAACGGGACCAACCGGTCCAACTGGACCCGCAAGTACTACTACGACAGGCTAA
- the LOC128861933 gene encoding collagen alpha-4(IV) chain-like produces the protein MKVTTHTIRTLLILVASIALPTTLAKRRLISADTKNEQRALLGVRQQPIVYPQPQCICAPGPPGPAGPPGQPGLQGNRGDKGDDGFQGAVGPIGPTGQRGLPGRPGIPGPIGPPGRRGRRGFPGERGPTGPPGPTGPTGPTGPAASTARSLDGRAGEGLVALPDYDVHIGDEDEDDDDEEDEFFEQRK, from the exons ATGAAAGTCACAACGCATACAATTAGGA CTCTACTTATTCTTGTGGCCTCTATCGCCTTACCAACCACCTTGGCCAAACGGCGGCTAATATCTGCCGACACGAAGAATGAGCAACGCGCACTGCTTGGCGTACGTCAGCAACCTATCGTCTACCCGCAGCCACAATGTATTTGTGCACCCGGGCCACCGGGTCCAGCAGGACCGCCAGGGCAGCCGGGATTGCAGGGTAATCGTGGGGACAAGGGAGACGATGGCTTTCAAGGTGCTGTGGGGCCGATTGGACCAACCGGACAGCGTGGGTTGCCCGGTAGACCCGGTATTCCTGGACCAATAGGACCACCGGGGCGACGTGGCAGACGTGGTTTCCCTGGTGAGCGCGGACCAACAGGGCCACCAGGTCCAACGGGACCAACAGGTCCAACCGGGCCAGCTGCATCAACAGCTCGTTCGTTGGATGGGCGTGCGGGTGAGGGACTAGTAGCTTTGCCGGACTATGATGTACATATTGGTGACGAAGACGAAGACGACGATGATGAGGAAGATGAGTTTTTTGAACAGCGAAAATGA